In the Nerophis ophidion isolate RoL-2023_Sa linkage group LG01, RoL_Noph_v1.0, whole genome shotgun sequence genome, one interval contains:
- the ptgesl gene encoding prostaglandin E synthase 2 — protein sequence MAAVRGRSLLKVGRTVLDSQPGTVTSLYRRAYGTGARFGLRVGGSRALGCAFLLGGGLGLYHTAKFYWVQQHLAQDHCKVSDRGLRLTLYQYKTCPFCSKVRAFLDYHGLAYDIVEVNPVMRQEIKWSAYRKVPILMVDKDQQLNDSTVIISSLKSYLVSKEKKMSDILSCYPEMKSVNERGKAVTEYNNKYWLMLSEADTALLYPEKGMQKEEMKWRQWADDWLVHLISPNVYRTTGEALASFDYIVREGKFGSLEGFFAKYVGAAAMFVIAKRLKSRHNLQDDVRQDLYKAVNDWVAAVGKKRKFMGGDRPNLADLAVFGVLRVMEGLQAFDDMMSNTKVKNWYRRVETATRDHQGPQ from the exons atggcggcggtcCGCGGCAGGTCTCTCCTTAAGGTCGGCCGGACAGTGCTGGACAGTCAGCCCGGCACCGTCACCTCCCTCTACCGGAGAGCCTATGGTACCGGGGCCCGGTTCGGACTGCGCGTAGGCGGCAGCAGGGCTCTGGGCTGCGCCTTCCTGCTCGGCGGCGGCCTGGGTCTCTACCACACCGCCAAGTTCTACTGGGTCCAACAGCACCTGGCCCAGGACCACTGCAAA GTGTCAGACCGAGGCTTGAGGCTGACTCTGTACCAGTACAAGACCTGCCCCTTCTGCAGCAAAGTGCGAGCCTTCCTGGACTACCATGGTCTGGCCTACGACATCGTGGAGGTCAACCCCGTCATGCGCCAAGAGATCAAGTGGTCCGCCTACAGAAAAGTGCCCATCCTGATGGTGGACAAGGACCAG CAACTGAACGACTCGACCGTCATCATCAGCTCCCTCAAGTCCTACTTAGTCAGCAA GGAGAAGAAGATGTCCGacatcctcagctgttacccCGAGATGAAGTCGGTGAACGAGCGCGGCAAGGCGGTGACGGAGTACAACAACAAGTACTGGCTCATGCTGAGCGAGGCCGACACCGCGCTGCTCTACCCTGAGAAAGGCATGCAGAA GGAGGAGATGAAGTGGCGTCAGTGGGCCGACGACTGGCTGGTGCACCTCATCTCCCCCAACGTGTACCGGACCACCGGCGAGGCGCTGGCGTCCTTCGACTACATCGTGCGCGAGGGCAAGTTCGGCTCCTTGGAAGGCTTCTTCGCAAAGTACGTGGGCGCGGCGGCCATGTTCGTCATCGCCAAGAGGCTGAAAAGTCG GCACAACCTGCAGGACGACGTGCGGCAGGACCTCTACAAGGCCGTCAACGACTGGGTGGCGGCCGTCGGCAAGAAGAGGAAGTTCATGGGCGGCGATCGTCCCAACCTGGCCGACCTG GCGGTGTTTGGCGTTCTCCGGGTGATGGAGGGCCTCCAGGCCTTTGACGACATGATGTCCAACACCAAGGTGAAGAACTGGTACCGGCGCGTGGAGACGGCCACACGGGACCACCAAGGACCTCAATGA